The following proteins come from a genomic window of Microbacterium sp. JZ31:
- a CDS encoding hemolysin family protein produces the protein MDLILLGVGLLLTVGTGLFVASEFALVNLDRADLEARRDRGETRLGMTIAALRQTSTHLSSAQLGITLTTLLTGYTLEPAFSHLLEPALLSWGLAEGAVSPIATVVAVAIATILSMILGELVPKNFALALPLATAKIVTPFQIAFTTVFRPAIVLLNGSANAVLRRLGVEPKEELSGARTAEELSSLVRRSALAGVLEEDTATLLDRSLTFARLTAGDVMTPRPRMHAVAAGDSTDDVIELARQTGHSRFPVFGDSMDDIVGIVHLKAAVSVPRERRADVPAAALATEPLRVPETVHLDQLVSELRSRGYQMAVVVDEYGGTAGVVTLEDLVEEIVGEVADEHDRRLAGVVRHRDSLTFPGQLRPDELRDRAEIEVPEDDAYDTVGGYIMSVLERIPAVGDAVRLEDGVLTVERMDGRRVDRVRFTPDPAPVPDPIIEGRPADAGSAATKGGDR, from the coding sequence ATGGACCTGATCCTGCTCGGCGTGGGGCTCCTTCTGACGGTCGGCACCGGCCTCTTCGTCGCGAGCGAGTTCGCACTCGTGAACCTCGACCGCGCGGATCTCGAGGCCCGCCGAGACCGGGGCGAGACCCGCCTCGGCATGACGATCGCCGCGCTGCGGCAGACGTCCACGCACCTCTCGAGCGCTCAGCTGGGCATCACGCTCACGACGCTGCTGACGGGTTATACGCTCGAGCCGGCGTTCTCGCACCTGCTGGAGCCCGCGCTCCTGTCGTGGGGCCTGGCGGAGGGGGCGGTCTCGCCCATCGCGACCGTCGTCGCCGTGGCGATCGCGACCATCCTGTCGATGATCCTGGGCGAGCTCGTGCCGAAGAACTTCGCGCTCGCGCTGCCGCTCGCCACCGCGAAGATCGTCACGCCGTTCCAGATCGCCTTCACGACGGTCTTCCGGCCGGCCATCGTGCTCCTCAACGGCAGCGCCAACGCCGTGCTGCGCCGACTCGGCGTCGAGCCGAAGGAGGAGCTGTCGGGCGCTCGCACGGCTGAGGAGCTGTCGTCGCTCGTGCGGCGCTCCGCGCTCGCGGGCGTGCTCGAGGAGGACACCGCGACCCTGCTCGACCGCAGCCTCACCTTCGCGCGCCTCACGGCGGGCGACGTCATGACGCCGCGGCCCCGCATGCACGCCGTCGCGGCAGGCGACTCGACGGACGACGTGATCGAGCTCGCACGTCAGACCGGCCACAGCCGGTTTCCCGTGTTCGGCGACTCGATGGACGACATCGTGGGCATCGTGCACCTCAAGGCGGCCGTGTCCGTGCCGCGCGAGCGGCGCGCGGACGTGCCCGCCGCCGCGCTCGCGACCGAGCCGCTGCGCGTGCCCGAGACCGTCCACCTCGACCAGCTCGTCTCCGAGCTGCGCTCGCGCGGCTACCAGATGGCGGTCGTGGTCGACGAGTACGGCGGCACGGCCGGCGTGGTCACACTCGAGGACCTGGTCGAGGAGATCGTGGGCGAGGTCGCCGACGAGCACGACCGGCGCCTGGCGGGCGTCGTGCGCCACCGCGACTCGCTGACCTTCCCGGGTCAGCTGCGCCCCGACGAGCTGCGCGACCGCGCCGAGATCGAGGTGCCGGAGGACGACGCGTACGACACGGTCGGCGGCTACATCATGAGCGTGCTGGAGCGCATCCCGGCCGTCGGCGACGCCGTGCGCCTCGAGGACGGCGTGCTGACCGTCGAGCGCATGGACGGCCGCCGCGTCGACCGGGTCCGGTTCACCCCCGACCCCGCGCCCGTGCCGGATCCGATCATCGAGGGCCGCCCCGCCGACGCCGGATCCGCCGCGACGAAGGGAGGCGACCGATGA
- a CDS encoding squalene cyclase: MAIAPELADWLLDADPALRWQVERDLLQLPEYVWRATRARVATEGFGRMLLERQDPEGTWARGAHFPGEGWCAAGVAIGETDEGAQPWVSTDWSLKALQGWGLDAEVLGDTAERIAANCRWEYDDLPYWGGETDVCINAMTLSSGAWLGVDVTALAAWFPAHQLEDGGWNCEWPEGSTRSSFHSTLNAVIGLREYEVLSGDTSVRAARLRGEEYLLDRRLLRRLSTGETVGPWAARFLFPFRWRYSALRAADHFRAAALQDGTGPDPRLAEAIDVIRSARRRDGTWLQGDREPGLQWFETDVPPGEPSKWLTLVGTRVLDWWDGRHGIPDERSSPLSTDA; this comes from the coding sequence ATGGCGATCGCCCCCGAGCTCGCGGACTGGCTGCTCGACGCCGACCCGGCCCTGCGCTGGCAGGTCGAGCGCGACCTCCTGCAGCTGCCGGAGTACGTGTGGCGGGCGACGCGCGCGCGGGTCGCGACCGAGGGCTTCGGCCGGATGCTGCTGGAGAGGCAGGACCCGGAGGGCACGTGGGCGCGCGGCGCGCACTTCCCGGGCGAGGGCTGGTGCGCCGCGGGCGTCGCGATCGGCGAGACCGACGAGGGCGCCCAGCCGTGGGTGTCGACCGACTGGAGCCTGAAGGCGCTGCAGGGCTGGGGCCTCGATGCCGAGGTGCTCGGCGACACGGCCGAGCGGATCGCCGCGAACTGCCGCTGGGAGTACGACGACCTGCCGTACTGGGGCGGCGAGACCGACGTCTGCATCAACGCCATGACGCTGTCGTCCGGCGCCTGGCTCGGCGTCGACGTGACCGCGCTCGCCGCATGGTTCCCCGCCCACCAGCTCGAGGACGGCGGCTGGAACTGCGAGTGGCCGGAGGGGAGCACGCGCTCGTCGTTCCACTCGACGCTCAACGCGGTGATCGGCCTGCGCGAGTACGAGGTGCTGTCCGGAGACACGTCGGTGCGCGCCGCGCGCCTGCGCGGCGAGGAGTACCTGCTGGACCGGCGGCTGCTGCGCCGGCTCTCGACCGGCGAGACCGTCGGGCCGTGGGCGGCGCGGTTCCTGTTCCCGTTCCGCTGGCGCTACAGCGCGCTGCGCGCGGCCGATCACTTCCGCGCCGCGGCGCTGCAGGACGGCACGGGTCCGGATCCGCGACTGGCGGAGGCGATCGACGTGATCCGCTCCGCGCGGCGTCGCGACGGAACCTGGCTGCAGGGCGATCGTGAGCCGGGCCTCCAGTGGTTCGAGACGGATGTGCCGCCCGGCGAGCCGTCCAAGTGGCTCACGCTCGTCGGCACCCGCGTCCTCGACTGGTGGGATGGGCGGCACGGGATCCCGGACGAGCGGAGCTCCCCGCTCTCGACCGACGCATAG
- a CDS encoding SPFH domain-containing protein, whose protein sequence is MDPISLLFLVGPIAIGVIVLALIVILLFRAWYRIAKADEALVIVGKNQRGEDGTSSRITVVTGGGAIVNPITQRAELISLRARQINVEPTAQSSNGVTVDVTGVALFKIGSEPEQVRRAAERFASQDNAIEQFTREQLEGSLRGVVAMLTVEQLMRDRQQLSDQIAENIKGDLEAQGLILDSFQIQGITDKNGYIESLGASEIERVKRDAQVASISAQREVQRNKIATDEQNLVEYTAYQKNTANAKAEIGRANAEAEAAEKLAREKLEQGVLEQAAMNQSAKLDAEVRRVAEAATYERQQKADAEAYEQQKQADAEAYARIREAEAQAKIAEQKAQELKTRAAADAETVRLAAEADALAKRAAAEAAAFAAEQEAQGTKFRAEADAEAIRLAGEAKAAAIKAEAAAIAEHEEALMAQRAIEAVVPMMAEFAKGYERVGSITVLGGDGGASAHLASEQAVGMRATFDAVKSATGVDLAALIAGRAVGEAIGEGMRPAAPAAPAARPADVVTSDAAEA, encoded by the coding sequence GTGGATCCCATCTCCCTCCTCTTCCTCGTCGGCCCGATCGCGATCGGCGTCATCGTCCTGGCGCTCATCGTGATCCTGCTGTTCCGGGCCTGGTACCGGATCGCCAAGGCGGACGAGGCGCTCGTGATCGTCGGCAAGAACCAGCGCGGCGAGGACGGCACGTCGTCGCGGATCACGGTCGTCACGGGCGGGGGAGCGATCGTCAACCCGATCACGCAGCGCGCCGAGCTCATCTCGCTGCGTGCCCGCCAGATCAACGTCGAGCCGACCGCGCAGTCGTCCAACGGCGTCACGGTCGACGTCACGGGCGTGGCGCTGTTCAAGATCGGCTCGGAGCCCGAGCAGGTGCGCCGCGCCGCCGAGCGCTTCGCGTCGCAGGACAACGCGATCGAGCAGTTCACGCGCGAGCAGCTCGAGGGCTCGCTGCGCGGTGTGGTCGCGATGCTCACGGTCGAGCAGCTGATGCGCGACCGCCAGCAGCTGTCCGACCAGATCGCCGAGAACATCAAGGGCGACCTCGAGGCACAGGGCCTGATCCTCGACTCGTTCCAGATCCAGGGCATCACGGACAAGAACGGCTACATCGAGTCGCTCGGCGCGAGCGAGATCGAGCGCGTCAAGCGCGACGCGCAGGTCGCCAGCATCTCGGCGCAGCGCGAGGTGCAGCGCAACAAGATCGCCACGGACGAGCAGAACCTCGTCGAGTACACGGCGTACCAGAAGAACACCGCCAACGCGAAGGCCGAGATCGGCCGCGCGAACGCCGAGGCCGAGGCGGCGGAGAAGCTCGCGCGCGAGAAGCTCGAGCAGGGGGTCCTCGAGCAGGCGGCGATGAACCAGTCCGCCAAGCTCGACGCCGAGGTGCGCCGCGTGGCCGAGGCCGCGACGTACGAGCGCCAGCAGAAGGCCGACGCCGAGGCGTACGAGCAGCAGAAGCAGGCCGACGCGGAGGCCTACGCGCGCATCCGCGAGGCCGAGGCGCAGGCGAAGATCGCCGAGCAGAAGGCCCAGGAGCTGAAGACGCGCGCGGCGGCGGACGCCGAGACCGTGCGGCTCGCGGCCGAGGCGGATGCCCTCGCGAAGCGCGCCGCCGCCGAGGCCGCCGCATTCGCGGCGGAGCAGGAGGCGCAGGGCACGAAGTTCCGCGCCGAGGCCGACGCCGAGGCCATCCGCCTGGCCGGTGAGGCGAAGGCCGCCGCCATCAAGGCCGAGGCCGCCGCGATCGCCGAGCACGAGGAGGCGCTCATGGCGCAGCGCGCGATCGAGGCGGTCGTGCCGATGATGGCGGAGTTCGCCAAGGGCTACGAGCGCGTGGGCTCCATCACCGTGCTGGGCGGCGACGGCGGGGCGTCCGCGCACCTCGCGAGCGAGCAGGCGGTCGGCATGCGCGCCACGTTCGACGCGGTCAAGTCCGCCACGGGCGTCGACCTCGCGGCCCTCATTGCGGGCCGCGCGGTGGGCGAGGCGATCGGCGAGGGCATGCGCCCGGCGGCGCCGGCGGCGCCCGCCGCCCGGCCCGCCGACGTCGTGACGAGCGACGCCGCGGAAGCCTGA
- a CDS encoding multifunctional oxoglutarate decarboxylase/oxoglutarate dehydrogenase thiamine pyrophosphate-binding subunit/dihydrolipoyllysine-residue succinyltransferase subunit, which produces MSSQGTGTGTANEGEFGANQWLVDELYEQFTTDRNSVDKEWWPVLEAYHAGRSGQTAAAAPAQASAGATAAPAPAPQESHPMTAPIPVVGQQPVARTTAKPAKPAPIPADAPQKATAPAENGEAKADEDVVTVLRGMPKTLAKNMDESLTVPTATSVRTIPAKLMIDNRIVINNHMSRTRGGKVSFTHLIGWALIQALKEFPSQNVFYAEIDGKPSVVAPAHVNLGIAIDLPKPDGTRALMVPSIKNADTLSFTEYLASYEDLVKRARGNKLTAGDFAGTTVSLTNPGGIGTVHSVPRLMKGQGCIIGAGALDYPAEFQGASQKTLNEFAIGKTITLTSTYDHRVIQGAGSGEFLKKVHELLIGQRGFYEDIFAALRIPYAPIQWNADVQVDLAERVDKTARVQELINSYRVRGHLMADVDPLEYVQRLHHDLEIESHGLTFWDLEREFVTGGFGGKRTMKLRDILGVLRDSYCRTTGIEYMHIHDHEQREWFQQKLEQKYTKPDHDDQLRILRKLNEAEAFETFLQTKYVGQKRFSLEGGESLIPLLDRILEGAAEAGLDGAAIGMAHRGRLNVLTNIAGKTYGQVFQEFEGALPGNKRGSGDVKYHLGTEGRFVAESGAELDVYLAANPSHLETVDGVLEGIVRAKQDRKPVGSFTWLPILVHGDAAFAGQGVVAETLQMSQLRGYRTGGTVHVIVNNQVGFTTLPQDGRTSVYASDVAKTIQAPIFHVNGDDPEAVARVAELAFEYRERFHRDVVVDLVCYRRRGHNEGDDPSMTQPLMTNLIEAKRSTRRLYTEALVGRGDITEEEYEEAKRDFQDRLEIAFAETHAAETGSNPVVDASGAVETAPEGEPETTGVSTEVIHQIGDAHANKPEGFTVHSKLQQLLDKRVQMSRNGQIDWGFGELLAFGSLLLEGTAVRLAGQDARRGTFVQRHAAFHDRVNGQEWLPLVNLSDNQGRFWVYDSLLSEYAALGFEYGYSVENPDALVLWEAQFGDFVNGAQSIIDEYISAADQKWGQQSSVVLLLPHGYEGQGPDHSSARIERFLQMCAQDNMTVARPSTPASYFHLLRRQAYMRPRRPLIVFTPKAMLRLRGATSEVEEFTTGRFEPVIDDNRGKDKSGVKKVLLHAGKIHWDLRGELEKRPNDAIALVRLEQFYPAPVDELNAVLDTYPDAELVWVQDEPENQGAWPFIALELAKSLKGRSISVVSRAASASPATGSSKVHATEHADLMQRALA; this is translated from the coding sequence GTGTCGAGCCAGGGAACGGGCACCGGAACTGCGAACGAGGGAGAGTTCGGGGCCAATCAATGGCTTGTGGATGAGCTCTACGAGCAGTTCACGACCGACAGGAACTCGGTGGACAAGGAGTGGTGGCCGGTCCTCGAGGCCTACCACGCGGGACGCTCGGGTCAGACCGCGGCGGCCGCGCCCGCGCAGGCATCGGCCGGCGCCACCGCGGCCCCGGCACCCGCCCCGCAGGAGTCGCACCCCATGACCGCGCCGATCCCCGTCGTCGGCCAGCAGCCGGTCGCCCGCACCACGGCCAAGCCCGCGAAGCCGGCGCCCATCCCCGCGGATGCACCGCAGAAGGCCACCGCCCCGGCCGAGAACGGCGAGGCGAAGGCGGATGAGGACGTCGTCACCGTCCTGCGCGGCATGCCCAAGACGCTCGCCAAGAACATGGACGAGTCGCTCACGGTCCCGACCGCCACGAGCGTGCGCACCATCCCGGCGAAGCTGATGATCGACAACCGCATCGTCATCAACAACCACATGTCGCGCACGCGCGGCGGCAAGGTGAGTTTCACGCATCTGATCGGCTGGGCGCTGATCCAGGCGCTGAAGGAGTTCCCGAGCCAGAACGTGTTCTACGCCGAGATCGACGGCAAGCCCTCGGTCGTCGCGCCGGCGCACGTCAACCTCGGCATCGCGATCGACCTGCCCAAGCCCGACGGCACGCGCGCCCTGATGGTGCCGAGCATCAAGAACGCCGACACGCTGTCGTTCACCGAGTACCTCGCATCGTACGAGGACCTCGTCAAGCGCGCCCGCGGCAACAAGCTCACGGCCGGTGACTTCGCGGGCACGACCGTGTCCCTGACCAACCCGGGCGGCATCGGCACCGTCCACTCGGTGCCGCGTCTGATGAAGGGCCAGGGCTGCATCATCGGCGCCGGCGCGCTCGACTACCCGGCCGAGTTTCAGGGCGCGAGCCAGAAGACGCTCAACGAGTTCGCGATCGGCAAGACGATCACCCTCACGAGCACGTACGACCACCGCGTGATCCAGGGCGCCGGATCCGGCGAGTTCCTGAAGAAGGTGCACGAGCTGCTGATCGGGCAGCGCGGCTTCTACGAGGACATCTTCGCGGCCCTGCGCATCCCGTACGCCCCGATCCAGTGGAACGCGGACGTCCAGGTCGACCTCGCCGAGCGCGTCGACAAGACCGCGCGCGTGCAGGAGCTCATCAACAGCTACCGCGTGCGCGGCCACCTGATGGCGGACGTCGACCCGCTCGAGTACGTGCAGCGCCTGCACCACGACCTCGAGATCGAGTCGCACGGCCTGACCTTCTGGGACCTCGAGCGCGAGTTCGTCACGGGCGGGTTCGGCGGCAAGCGCACGATGAAGCTGCGCGACATCCTCGGTGTCCTGCGCGACTCGTACTGCCGCACGACCGGCATCGAGTACATGCACATCCACGACCACGAGCAGCGCGAGTGGTTCCAGCAGAAGCTCGAGCAGAAGTACACCAAGCCCGACCACGACGACCAGCTGCGCATCCTGCGCAAGCTGAACGAGGCCGAGGCGTTCGAGACCTTCCTGCAGACGAAGTACGTCGGTCAGAAGCGCTTCTCCCTCGAGGGCGGCGAGTCGCTCATCCCGCTGCTCGACCGCATCCTGGAGGGCGCGGCCGAGGCGGGCCTCGACGGCGCCGCGATCGGCATGGCGCACCGCGGCCGCCTGAACGTGCTGACGAACATCGCGGGCAAGACCTACGGCCAGGTGTTCCAGGAGTTCGAGGGCGCGCTGCCCGGGAACAAGCGCGGCTCGGGCGACGTGAAGTACCACCTCGGCACCGAGGGCCGCTTCGTCGCCGAGAGCGGCGCCGAGCTCGACGTCTACCTGGCGGCGAACCCGTCGCACCTCGAGACGGTCGACGGCGTGCTCGAGGGCATCGTGCGCGCCAAGCAGGACCGCAAGCCGGTCGGCTCGTTCACGTGGCTGCCCATCCTCGTCCACGGCGACGCCGCGTTCGCGGGCCAGGGCGTCGTGGCCGAGACGCTGCAGATGTCGCAGCTGCGCGGCTACCGCACGGGCGGCACGGTGCACGTCATCGTCAACAATCAGGTCGGATTCACGACCCTGCCGCAGGACGGCCGCACCTCGGTGTACGCGTCGGATGTCGCGAAGACCATCCAGGCGCCGATCTTCCACGTCAACGGCGACGACCCCGAGGCCGTCGCCCGCGTGGCGGAGCTCGCATTCGAGTACCGCGAGCGCTTCCACCGCGACGTCGTCGTCGACCTCGTCTGCTACCGCCGCCGCGGTCACAACGAGGGCGACGACCCGTCGATGACGCAGCCGCTCATGACGAACCTCATCGAGGCGAAGCGCTCGACCCGGCGCCTGTACACCGAGGCGCTCGTGGGCCGTGGCGACATCACCGAGGAGGAGTACGAGGAGGCCAAGCGCGACTTCCAGGACCGCCTGGAGATCGCGTTCGCCGAGACGCACGCCGCCGAGACGGGATCGAACCCGGTCGTCGACGCCTCCGGCGCGGTCGAGACGGCGCCCGAGGGCGAGCCCGAGACGACGGGCGTGTCGACCGAGGTCATCCACCAGATCGGCGACGCGCACGCCAACAAGCCCGAGGGCTTCACGGTGCACAGCAAGCTGCAGCAGCTGCTCGACAAGCGCGTGCAGATGAGCCGCAACGGCCAGATCGACTGGGGCTTCGGCGAGCTGCTCGCGTTCGGCTCGCTGCTGCTGGAGGGCACGGCCGTGCGTCTCGCGGGTCAGGATGCGCGTCGCGGCACGTTCGTGCAGCGGCACGCGGCGTTCCACGACCGCGTGAACGGCCAGGAGTGGCTGCCGCTGGTGAACCTCTCCGACAACCAGGGCCGCTTCTGGGTGTACGACTCGCTTCTCAGCGAGTACGCCGCGCTCGGCTTCGAGTACGGCTACTCGGTCGAGAACCCCGACGCCCTCGTGCTGTGGGAGGCGCAGTTCGGCGACTTCGTCAACGGCGCCCAGTCGATCATCGACGAGTACATCTCGGCCGCCGACCAGAAGTGGGGTCAGCAGTCGAGCGTCGTGCTGCTGCTGCCGCACGGCTACGAGGGCCAGGGACCCGACCACTCGTCGGCCCGCATCGAGCGGTTCCTGCAGATGTGCGCGCAGGACAACATGACCGTCGCGCGTCCGTCGACCCCCGCGTCGTACTTCCACCTGCTGCGTCGCCAGGCGTACATGCGCCCGCGCCGCCCGCTCATCGTGTTCACGCCGAAGGCGATGCTGCGCCTGCGCGGCGCGACGAGCGAGGTCGAGGAGTTCACGACCGGCCGCTTCGAGCCTGTGATCGACGACAACCGCGGCAAGGACAAGAGCGGGGTGAAGAAGGTGCTGCTGCACGCGGGCAAGATCCACTGGGATCTGCGCGGCGAGCTGGAGAAGCGCCCGAACGACGCGATCGCGCTCGTGCGCCTCGAGCAGTTCTACCCGGCGCCGGTCGACGAGCTGAACGCGGTGCTCGACACGTACCCGGACGCCGAGCTGGTGTGGGTGCAGGACGAGCCGGAGAACCAGGGCGCGTGGCCGTTCATCGCGCTCGAGCTCGCGAAGAGCCTCAAGGGCCGCTCGATCAGCGTCGTCTCGCGTGCCGCGTCGGCGTCGCCCGCGACGGGCTCGTCGAAGGTGCACGCGACCGAGCACGCCGACCTCATGCAGCGCGCGCTCGCCTGA
- a CDS encoding rhomboid family intramembrane serine protease — MSEPVVPQTRSRWAIGPAAVTVVLFVVALWAIEIVDTVLMNRLDAGGITPWRIDGVGGILWAPLLHSGWPHLIANTVPALVLGFLALAVDYGRGLAATAIIWFGAGAAVWFTGGLGTLHLGASGLIFGWLTYVILRGLFNRRIGQILIGVAVGAVYGGLLWGVLPTQPGVSWQSHLFGAVAGALAAVWLRDRRG; from the coding sequence ATGAGCGAACCGGTCGTCCCGCAGACCCGCAGCCGGTGGGCGATCGGGCCGGCGGCCGTGACCGTCGTGCTGTTCGTCGTGGCCCTCTGGGCGATCGAGATCGTCGACACCGTCCTGATGAACCGGCTCGACGCGGGCGGCATCACCCCGTGGCGGATCGACGGCGTCGGGGGCATCCTGTGGGCGCCGTTGCTGCACAGCGGGTGGCCGCATCTCATCGCGAACACCGTGCCCGCGCTCGTGCTCGGGTTCCTCGCGCTCGCGGTCGACTACGGCCGGGGCCTGGCGGCGACCGCGATCATCTGGTTCGGTGCGGGAGCGGCCGTGTGGTTCACGGGCGGCCTCGGCACGCTCCATCTCGGCGCGAGCGGCCTCATCTTCGGATGGCTGACGTACGTGATCCTGCGCGGGCTGTTCAACCGCCGGATCGGGCAGATCCTGATCGGCGTCGCAGTGGGAGCCGTGTACGGCGGGCTGCTGTGGGGCGTGCTGCCGACGCAACCGGGCGTCTCGTGGCAGAGCCACCTGTTCGGCGCTGTCGCGGGAGCGCTCGCCGCGGTGTGGCTGCGCGACCGGCGCGGCTGA
- a CDS encoding ABC transporter ATP-binding protein translates to MTAVDDAPRGLPRTEENALLAEAGEGTRVEFRQVVKDYGTTRVLHGIDLDIRPGEFVSLLGPSGCGKTTALRVLAGLEQATGGSVLLGGQDVSGTPTNKRDIGMVFQAYSLFPHLKVVDNAAFGLRRRGVGRGAATRRAGDALDLVGLGHLADRFPHQLSGGQQQRVALARALVTEPRVLLLDEPLSALDAKVRVQLRDEIRRIQLRLGTTTVFVTHDQEEALAVSDRIAVMNAGRIEQIGSPEELYLRPATPGVAAFVGLSSIVPATVAGGVASVLGVDLPVVGEAADGPVEAFLRPENVRLGGTIPAVVQESTFLGSLRRTLVRTESGAMLWLQHAATERLDFDERVQVSIDPVPVVVRSAA, encoded by the coding sequence ATGACCGCCGTCGACGACGCCCCGCGCGGGCTGCCCCGCACCGAAGAGAACGCCCTGCTGGCCGAGGCCGGCGAGGGGACGCGGGTGGAGTTCCGCCAGGTCGTGAAGGACTACGGCACGACCCGCGTCCTGCACGGCATCGATCTCGACATCCGCCCCGGCGAGTTCGTGTCGCTGCTCGGCCCGTCCGGGTGCGGCAAGACCACCGCGCTGCGCGTGCTGGCCGGCCTCGAGCAGGCGACGGGCGGATCCGTCCTGCTGGGCGGGCAGGACGTGTCGGGGACACCCACGAACAAGCGCGACATCGGCATGGTGTTCCAGGCCTACTCGCTGTTCCCGCACCTGAAGGTCGTCGACAACGCGGCATTCGGGCTGCGGCGCCGGGGCGTGGGCCGCGGCGCCGCGACGCGCCGCGCGGGCGACGCCCTCGACCTCGTCGGCCTCGGCCACCTCGCCGACCGGTTCCCGCACCAGCTGTCGGGCGGCCAGCAGCAGCGCGTGGCCCTGGCCCGTGCGCTCGTCACGGAGCCGCGCGTGCTGCTGCTGGACGAGCCGCTGTCCGCGCTCGATGCGAAGGTGCGCGTGCAGCTGCGCGACGAGATCCGGCGCATCCAGCTGCGGCTCGGCACCACCACGGTGTTCGTCACGCACGACCAGGAGGAGGCGCTCGCCGTCTCCGACCGGATCGCCGTCATGAACGCCGGCCGGATCGAGCAGATCGGCTCGCCCGAGGAGCTCTACCTGCGTCCCGCGACGCCGGGTGTCGCGGCGTTCGTCGGCCTGTCGTCGATCGTCCCCGCGACGGTCGCGGGCGGCGTCGCCAGCGTCCTCGGCGTCGACCTTCCGGTCGTCGGCGAGGCCGCGGACGGCCCCGTGGAGGCCTTCCTGCGCCCGGAGAACGTGCGCCTCGGTGGAACGATCCCGGCCGTCGTGCAGGAGTCGACCTTCCTCGGGTCGCTGCGGCGCACGCTCGTCCGCACCGAGTCGGGCGCGATGCTCTGGCTGCAGCACGCCGCGACCGAGCGCCTCGACTTCGACGAGCGGGTGCAGGTCAGCATCGACCCCGTGCCCGTGGTCGTGCGGTCCGCCGCCTGA
- a CDS encoding ABC transporter permease: MSAGIAPGRATRWLIGVLVGGAFLVPLVGTFLYTLRDIATGELTDAHWAGLVDPANAATLRPIWTGLGNSLLLAVVTVGIVLILVTPTIILVNLRFPALRRAFEFVALLPISIPAIVLVVGLAPIYLQIGRALGTGAWTLAFAYGITVLPFAYRAIQASLDAIDLRTLTEAARSLGASWIDVVVRVLVPNLRQGLLAASLISVAVVLGEFTIASLLNRQVLQTAMVVVQKQDPVAPAIFTLLALGLVFLLLLALGFAAGGRRAGARGKARAREAAASEAPASEAAAKEVPVAEMPVKEESVKEEKVSR, from the coding sequence ATGAGCGCCGGCATCGCTCCGGGCCGCGCCACCCGCTGGCTGATCGGCGTCCTCGTCGGCGGCGCGTTCCTCGTCCCGCTCGTGGGCACGTTCCTCTACACCCTGCGCGACATCGCCACGGGGGAGCTGACCGACGCGCACTGGGCGGGACTCGTGGACCCGGCGAACGCCGCCACGCTCCGCCCGATCTGGACGGGACTCGGCAACTCGCTACTCCTCGCCGTCGTGACCGTCGGGATCGTGCTGATCCTCGTGACGCCCACGATCATCCTGGTGAACCTCCGCTTCCCGGCCCTGCGCCGCGCGTTCGAGTTCGTGGCGCTGCTGCCGATCTCGATCCCGGCGATCGTGCTCGTCGTGGGCCTCGCACCGATCTACCTGCAGATCGGCCGCGCGCTCGGCACGGGTGCGTGGACGCTCGCGTTCGCGTACGGGATCACGGTGCTCCCGTTCGCGTACCGTGCGATCCAGGCCTCGCTCGACGCGATCGACCTGCGCACGCTCACCGAGGCGGCGCGCTCGCTCGGCGCGAGCTGGATCGACGTCGTGGTGCGCGTGCTCGTGCCCAACCTGCGGCAGGGGCTGCTCGCGGCCTCGCTCATCTCCGTCGCGGTCGTGCTCGGCGAGTTCACGATCGCGTCGCTGCTGAACCGCCAGGTGCTCCAGACGGCGATGGTCGTCGTGCAGAAGCAGGATCCGGTCGCGCCCGCGATCTTCACCCTGCTGGCTCTCGGGCTGGTGTTCCTCCTGCTGCTCGCCCTCGGGTTCGCCGCGGGCGGTCGCCGAGCCGGCGCGCGCGGAAAGGCGCGTGCGAGGGAAGCGGCGGCGAGCGAAGCGCCCGCGAGCGAAGCCGCCGCCAAGGAAGTGCCCGTCGCCGAGATGCCGGTGAAGGAAGAGTCTGTGAAGGAAGAGAAGGTCTCGCGATGA